A window of Terriglobia bacterium genomic DNA:
GACATTGCCGAGGTCGAGTAGCTCCGACGCCAGACCGCTGAGGGCGGTGGGATCCTCTGGCCGGAGTTCGATGGCCCTCCGGTAGTTCGCGATGGCCTCGTCGCGGTTGCCACGCTCAGAGAGCTCGAGCGCGAGCATGTTATAGGCGTCGACGTTCTTTGGGTCGAGCTCGATCGCCTTCCGGTATCCCGCGAGGGCCGCGTCACGCTTACCCTGCAAGGAGAGGGCAACTCCGAGTTTTATGTAGGCGTGGACGTTTTTCGGGTCGAGCTCGATGGCCTTCCGGTAACTTGCTATAGCCTCGTCTCTCTTGTCTTGCATGACGAGGACATTCCCGAGATTGTTATAGGCCGCAGCGTCCTTTGGATCGAGTTCGATGGCCTTCCGCTCGTTCACTATGGCTTCGTCGAACTTGCCCTGGGAGAAAAGAAAGGCCCCGAGCGTGCGGTAAGCAGCAGCGTCGTTGGGGTCGAGCTCGATGGCCTTGCGGCAGTTGACAATGGCCTCGTCGAACTTGTGCAGGTTATATAGATAGATACCCTTTATCCTCCAGCATTCAGCGTGATCTGGTGCGAGGAGTAAGGCTTCTTCGACCTTCCTTCGAACAAGTTCCAATTGTCTCGGGTCTCTATTCAGATCTAACACAATGCCAGAAGTGCCGAGCCTGGGCTGATCTCCGGAGCCGCCCAGCAAGTCCAGGGCTTGATCCAAGAGCC
This region includes:
- a CDS encoding tetratricopeptide repeat protein, with the protein product MDATSETAAQSGSTQEEQAPRMSDKTMKTKTLAWWDWITRFTAIAAFGMSAFNFYHGCTSARTTNRIEANRLLDQALDLLGGSGDQPRLGTSGIVLDLNRDPRQLELVRRKVEEALLLAPDHAECWRIKGIYLYNLHKFDEAIVNCRKAIELDPNDAAAYRTLGAFLFSQGKFDEAIVNERKAIELDPKDAAAYNNLGNVLVMQDKRDEAIASYRKAIELDPKNVHAYIKLGVALSLQGKRDAALAGYRKAIELDPKNVDAYNMLALELSERGNRDEAIANYRRAIELRPEDPTALSGLASELLDLGNVEDALTNYRKALELGRKSASGRNLESLLLNHSGSDEFIARGRLATELAPDNANAYNMLGFLLSLNGKFDEAVTNYRKFVELNPKDPIAYNSLGLALYEQGKLDEAAANYRKAIELDPKNALLYVHLCLALTDQGKMEEAAEARENARKLRAKKQ